One window of the Acetonema longum DSM 6540 genome contains the following:
- a CDS encoding ABC transporter ATP-binding protein → MTNIAVKIENISKVYKLYNRPIDRLKESLNPFSLKYHQDFFALNNVSFDIQKGESVGIIGKNGSGKSTLLKIITGVLTPTSGTVTVKGRIAALLELGAGFNPEYTGIENIYLQGSIMGVDRLEMEEKIPEILDFADIGEFIHQPVKNYSSGMFVRLAFAVSTIVEPDILIVDEALAVGDVFFRQKCFDRMEYLRRNDTSIIMVTHSMNEIRQYCNRALLLNQGRTLFWGSADEAVQHYFFLDNTMDNFKNGLKVDEKGNNGRLENNSWSRTKIDWPSNPNAFYALPRESEVINNGAICTSVALCNSNREPSRMFVQGETGIFYYEFELSQDADVPIGGILLFNDKNILIHGKNSLQYDIEAPERIRKGAKVRFKQEITLAIAPGEYTFSLGFSTIAKDVFLRRNELHYIMLDENRTNLCYVGKVGSFFISACLGNSITEIPFHGLADLPGDIVIDAK, encoded by the coding sequence ATGACAAACATAGCGGTTAAGATCGAAAATATTTCGAAAGTGTATAAATTATACAATAGGCCGATTGATAGATTGAAAGAATCTTTAAATCCATTCTCTTTAAAATATCATCAGGATTTTTTTGCTCTCAATAATGTATCTTTTGATATACAAAAGGGAGAAAGCGTTGGTATTATCGGGAAAAATGGATCAGGCAAATCTACACTGCTTAAAATTATAACCGGCGTTCTTACTCCAACCTCAGGAACAGTTACAGTGAAAGGTCGTATTGCTGCATTACTTGAATTGGGCGCTGGATTCAATCCTGAATACACAGGTATTGAAAATATATATCTCCAAGGTTCTATTATGGGTGTAGATCGTCTAGAAATGGAAGAAAAAATTCCGGAGATTCTTGACTTTGCTGATATTGGCGAGTTTATCCATCAGCCAGTTAAAAATTACTCAAGCGGTATGTTCGTACGCTTAGCATTTGCAGTATCCACGATTGTGGAGCCTGATATTTTGATTGTTGATGAAGCATTGGCTGTCGGAGATGTATTTTTCCGACAAAAATGTTTTGATAGAATGGAATATTTAAGACGAAATGATACATCAATTATTATGGTAACACATTCAATGAACGAAATTCGACAATACTGTAATCGAGCTTTATTACTAAATCAAGGGCGGACTCTTTTTTGGGGTAGTGCAGATGAAGCCGTTCAACATTACTTTTTCCTGGATAATACTATGGATAATTTTAAAAATGGTCTTAAAGTGGATGAAAAGGGAAATAACGGAAGACTGGAAAATAATAGCTGGTCTAGAACAAAAATAGATTGGCCGAGTAATCCAAATGCATTTTATGCTTTACCAAGAGAAAGTGAAGTCATAAATAATGGAGCTATTTGTACATCTGTTGCGCTTTGTAATTCTAATAGAGAACCATCTCGTATGTTCGTGCAGGGGGAAACCGGAATTTTCTATTATGAATTTGAATTGAGCCAAGATGCGGATGTTCCTATTGGTGGTATTTTGTTATTCAATGACAAGAATATTCTTATCCACGGCAAAAACAGTTTGCAATATGATATCGAAGCACCTGAGCGAATAAGAAAAGGAGCAAAAGTTCGTTTTAAACAAGAAATTACTCTGGCTATTGCTCCAGGCGAATATACTTTTTCATTAGGATTTTCTACTATAGCAAAAGATGTGTTTTTGCGACGCAATGAGTTGCATTATATAATGTTAGATGAGAATCGTACTAATTTATGTTATGTTGGAAAAGTTGGTTCATTTTTCATTTCAGCCTGCTTAGGGAACTCGATTACTGAGATTCCATTTCACGGATTAGCAGATCTGCCTGGCGATATTGTAATTGATGCAAAATAG
- a CDS encoding polysaccharide pyruvyl transferase family protein, translating into MLNGQKIKRMLSNWINLGLKAKNVPQDMIGLTPDIKVINYQVNDFCNSKCVMCNVWNKPFKQHMNAEEFRRILRDPGLQGVEHIGITGGEPSLIRNLPDYFYGAIIELPKLEGLSLITNSLLPESVISHVREINRKCNDHGIKFSVMLSLDGMGDVHNRNRGIPGSFEKVIKVMNELRHMGIAFSTGTTITRTNVWGLDELLGYLRESGLYGRFRIAEFINRLDNNQNSDMIRSFNNDEIYQLKLFFSKLEYAYESDETIKNTYRSIKNMLSGGARMISCPYLEGTAVNIDCYGGIAYCAPKSQVIGNLQEASFLTIYQRNIGHLHSICQKYCDSCIHDYHAMARPVLMQSIEDTARWKSFFSIQSFNANKNKEKKIYSLNIKKPLQYTIFIVGWYGTETIGDKAILGGIIDRCREKYPDAAYMISSLYPFITERTVNELRINAKVVPVYSENFFQTAAIVDQVVVGGGPLMELEELSLILWAFSIAKKRKAQTTIFGSGIGPLYSKEKTNAVKDILNMADEVFLRDENSVGVAANLTDRVDITNIGDPAIHYLLQHYAPVESKKKNELACFLRELTTEYRSTMSTDEFFVFKQKFEETLAENIQRFCAQYGLVPRFYAMHNFVIGNDDRDFNFQFAKKYFVDREYYVENRLSTIDGIVKAMQTANVNLCMRFHSVVFANTLKTNYIALDYTNGGKILAYLSDVGQLKHMVTMQSIIDDPEQLCHCWVDM; encoded by the coding sequence ATGTTGAATGGTCAAAAAATAAAAAGAATGCTTTCCAATTGGATTAATCTTGGTTTAAAAGCTAAAAATGTACCCCAAGATATGATTGGTCTCACGCCTGACATTAAGGTAATTAATTACCAAGTAAATGATTTTTGCAACTCGAAATGCGTGATGTGCAATGTATGGAACAAGCCCTTCAAGCAGCATATGAATGCCGAGGAATTCCGGCGTATATTACGTGATCCGGGATTACAGGGTGTTGAGCACATAGGAATTACTGGCGGTGAACCGTCCCTTATCCGCAATTTACCTGATTATTTCTATGGTGCCATTATAGAATTGCCAAAGCTGGAAGGATTAAGCCTTATCACCAATTCGCTGCTTCCTGAATCAGTCATAAGTCATGTCAGAGAGATTAACCGGAAATGCAATGACCATGGAATTAAGTTCTCGGTCATGCTCTCGCTGGACGGAATGGGGGACGTTCATAATCGAAACAGGGGTATTCCGGGTAGTTTCGAAAAGGTAATAAAGGTCATGAACGAATTAAGGCATATGGGCATTGCTTTTTCCACGGGAACCACCATTACCAGAACGAATGTGTGGGGTTTGGATGAATTGCTTGGTTATCTACGAGAAAGCGGACTATACGGACGTTTTCGTATCGCGGAATTTATCAATAGGCTGGATAATAATCAAAATTCCGATATGATAAGAAGCTTTAATAATGATGAGATATATCAATTGAAGTTGTTTTTTTCCAAACTGGAATATGCCTACGAAAGTGACGAGACAATTAAGAATACCTATCGTAGTATAAAAAATATGTTAAGTGGCGGCGCTCGGATGATTAGCTGCCCGTATCTAGAAGGCACTGCGGTAAATATTGATTGTTATGGGGGCATCGCTTATTGTGCACCGAAATCTCAGGTCATTGGCAATTTACAGGAAGCTTCCTTTTTGACCATATACCAGCGTAATATAGGACACCTGCATAGCATTTGTCAAAAATATTGTGACTCTTGCATCCATGACTATCATGCAATGGCGCGTCCGGTATTAATGCAATCTATTGAAGATACTGCTCGTTGGAAAAGTTTCTTTTCTATTCAATCCTTCAATGCTAACAAGAATAAAGAAAAAAAGATTTACAGTTTAAATATTAAAAAGCCCCTCCAATATACGATTTTTATTGTTGGATGGTATGGAACTGAAACCATTGGGGATAAAGCTATTCTGGGTGGTATAATAGACCGCTGCAGAGAAAAATATCCTGATGCGGCTTATATGATAAGTTCTTTGTATCCGTTTATTACCGAGCGCACTGTTAATGAGTTGCGGATTAATGCAAAAGTGGTTCCTGTTTACAGTGAGAATTTTTTTCAAACTGCAGCAATAGTTGATCAAGTGGTCGTCGGCGGAGGACCTTTGATGGAATTGGAAGAGTTGTCGCTTATTTTATGGGCTTTTTCTATTGCGAAAAAGAGAAAGGCTCAAACGACTATTTTTGGCAGCGGAATCGGCCCATTATACTCCAAGGAAAAAACGAATGCGGTTAAGGATATATTAAATATGGCCGATGAAGTGTTTTTACGTGATGAAAACTCTGTTGGTGTGGCCGCGAATTTAACAGATAGAGTTGATATAACAAACATAGGAGATCCGGCAATCCATTATCTGCTCCAACATTATGCTCCGGTTGAATCCAAGAAAAAAAACGAACTGGCCTGCTTTTTGAGGGAACTTACAACTGAATACCGATCTACCATGAGCACGGACGAATTTTTCGTCTTCAAACAAAAATTTGAAGAAACGCTGGCCGAAAACATTCAGCGTTTTTGCGCCCAATATGGCTTGGTTCCACGGTTTTACGCTATGCATAACTTTGTGATTGGCAATGATGATCGGGATTTTAACTTTCAGTTTGCTAAAAAGTATTTTGTGGATCGGGAATACTACGTGGAAAATCGATTATCGACGATAGATGGCATTGTCAAGGCAATGCAAACTGCTAATGTAAACCTGTGCATGCGATTCCATTCCGTCGTTTTTGCCAATACGCTTAAAACAAATTACATTGCTTTGGATTATACCAACGGCGGGAAGATTCTTGCTTACCTTTCGGATGTTGGTCAATTAAAACATATGGTTACTATGCAGTCAATAATTGATGATCCGGAACAGCTTTGTCATTGCTGGGTTGATATGTAA
- a CDS encoding glycosyltransferase family 2 protein, translating to MDMVDTSQNALPKIPNQVCGWRFRMESSHVKPFVEGGLRLRGTYKRSESNAPLVTIITVVYNRVCKLERAIKSVLMQTYRNIEYIVIDGASTDGTLEVIKNYEHIIDYYVSEPDQGVYNAMNKGLSLAAGDYICILNSDDWLIDDAIKYSVRELLASNADYSGADEYCVDEQGNLVFLYGLRHFDEVALVMGNPCNHGTMLISSNAYEKIGYYDETYKIAADLKMQLALITDNRMKHCIINKPIHYYELAGLSDIHKDMMLKEVAQVLREYHPSINKTELCSLVSLVFDWQFNEQIISDIENILRKPYYTQKQKYYLLNRLVECGYTIKDQEFKHLVGKTFSYHHLGTRFYTFIKKIIYYVCYKFDR from the coding sequence ATGGATATGGTAGATACAAGTCAGAATGCATTACCAAAGATACCTAACCAGGTTTGTGGCTGGCGCTTTCGAATGGAATCCTCTCATGTGAAGCCATTTGTTGAAGGTGGGCTGCGCTTGCGCGGTACATATAAACGTAGTGAGTCGAACGCGCCATTGGTTACTATAATCACTGTCGTTTATAACCGCGTCTGCAAGCTGGAGAGAGCTATAAAGTCTGTGTTAATGCAAACATATAGAAATATTGAATATATTGTAATTGATGGTGCCAGTACTGATGGCACTTTAGAAGTCATTAAAAACTACGAGCATATTATTGATTACTACGTTTCAGAACCAGATCAAGGTGTTTATAATGCAATGAATAAAGGTCTTTCCCTTGCTGCCGGAGACTATATATGCATTTTAAATTCCGATGATTGGCTCATAGATGACGCTATCAAGTATTCGGTTCGAGAACTGCTTGCTTCGAATGCTGACTATTCAGGAGCAGATGAATATTGTGTGGATGAGCAGGGCAATTTGGTTTTCCTTTATGGATTGCGACATTTTGACGAAGTAGCATTAGTGATGGGAAATCCCTGCAATCATGGAACAATGCTGATTAGCAGTAATGCATATGAAAAAATTGGCTATTATGATGAAACCTATAAGATCGCAGCTGATTTAAAAATGCAATTAGCATTAATTACTGATAACCGAATGAAACATTGCATAATAAATAAGCCTATCCATTACTATGAATTAGCTGGCCTTTCCGATATTCATAAAGATATGATGCTCAAGGAAGTGGCACAAGTACTACGAGAGTATCATCCATCTATAAATAAGACTGAATTGTGTTCTCTGGTCTCTTTGGTATTCGATTGGCAATTTAATGAGCAAATCATTTCAGATATTGAAAACATCTTAAGGAAACCATATTATACTCAAAAACAAAAGTATTATTTATTAAATCGTTTGGTCGAATGCGGTTATACAATAAAAGACCAAGAATTTAAACACTTGGTAGGTAAGACATTTAGTTATCATCACTTAGGTACTAGATTTTATACTTTTATAAAAAAAATTATATACTATGTATGCTATAAATTTGATCGATGA
- a CDS encoding ABC transporter permease, giving the protein MNEISNLFQELWQSRRLILELAKNDFKVRYAGSFFGIFWAFVQPIITILVFWFVFEVGLRTAKIQEIPFILWFSSGLIPWFFFADAWASATNSFIEYSYLVKKIVFRISSLPIIKILSSLFIHVFLVLFLLILFIFYGYFPNMIISQLLYYVFCIVVLVLSLSFFTASIIPFFKDTAQLISIILQFGMWMTPIMWKYTMLPEKFHWLFYLNPMFYVVEGFRNTLIGKTWFWENGIGAACFWGLTIIFFVVGTWTFKKMKPHFSDVL; this is encoded by the coding sequence ATGAATGAAATAAGCAATTTGTTTCAGGAATTATGGCAATCCAGACGCCTAATTCTTGAATTGGCAAAAAATGACTTTAAAGTTCGTTATGCCGGTTCGTTTTTTGGAATTTTTTGGGCTTTCGTACAGCCAATTATAACTATATTAGTATTTTGGTTTGTGTTCGAAGTTGGACTAAGGACGGCTAAGATACAGGAGATTCCATTTATTTTATGGTTTTCTAGTGGCCTTATTCCTTGGTTCTTTTTTGCCGATGCTTGGGCTAGTGCAACGAATAGTTTCATAGAGTATAGTTATTTAGTTAAAAAGATTGTTTTTAGAATTAGTAGTTTGCCAATAATTAAGATTCTTTCTTCGCTATTTATTCATGTATTTTTAGTACTATTTTTACTAATTTTATTTATATTCTACGGATATTTTCCCAATATGATAATCAGTCAATTGTTGTATTATGTTTTTTGTATAGTTGTTTTGGTTCTGTCTTTAAGTTTTTTTACAGCTTCGATTATTCCCTTTTTTAAAGATACTGCTCAACTAATCAGTATTATTCTCCAATTTGGAATGTGGATGACTCCTATTATGTGGAAGTACACTATGCTTCCAGAAAAGTTTCACTGGTTATTTTATTTAAATCCAATGTTTTATGTTGTAGAAGGTTTTCGTAACACATTAATAGGTAAGACATGGTTTTGGGAAAATGGAATTGGAGCGGCCTGCTTTTGGGGTCTGACAATTATTTTTTTTGTGGTAGGAACATGGACTTTCAAAAAAATGAAACCACATTTTTCTGATGTTTTATAA
- the gmd gene encoding GDP-mannose 4,6-dehydratase produces the protein MKRALITGTTGQDGAYLSELLLRNNYEVHGVKRRASQFNTNRIDHLYKDRHEDDVRFFLHYGDMTDSTNLIRIIQQVQPDEIYNLAAQSHVQVSFETPEYTANADAIGTLRILEAIRILGLEKKTKFYQASTSELYGKVQETPQKETTPFYPRSPYAAAKLYGYWITVNYREAYGIYACNGILFNHESPLRGETFVTRKITRAVARIKLGLQQKLYLGNLDAKRDWGFAKDYVEAMWLILQQDVPDDYVIGTGETHSVREFVELAFKEVGTEIEWQGIGAEEKGIDKNSRRVLVEVDPRYFRPTEVDLLWSNPTKAKTKLGWNPKTTLGELCAMMVQEDLAAAEKDMLCVANGYTVPAFNE, from the coding sequence ATGAAACGTGCCTTAATTACGGGAACTACAGGTCAGGATGGAGCATACTTGTCAGAATTACTATTAAGGAATAATTATGAAGTGCATGGCGTGAAACGCCGTGCTTCTCAATTTAATACAAATCGCATTGATCATTTATACAAGGATAGGCATGAAGATGATGTGCGTTTTTTTCTACATTATGGTGATATGACCGATTCTACCAATCTTATACGCATTATTCAACAAGTTCAGCCCGATGAAATATACAATCTTGCGGCTCAAAGTCACGTACAGGTATCCTTTGAGACGCCGGAGTATACTGCTAATGCAGATGCAATAGGAACCTTACGTATCTTAGAGGCAATCCGGATTTTAGGGTTGGAGAAAAAAACTAAATTTTATCAGGCTTCCACCAGTGAACTATATGGCAAAGTACAGGAAACTCCGCAAAAAGAGACTACACCGTTTTATCCTCGCAGTCCTTATGCTGCAGCTAAGCTCTATGGCTACTGGATTACTGTCAATTACCGTGAAGCCTATGGAATATATGCATGTAATGGCATTCTTTTTAACCACGAGTCACCATTAAGGGGCGAAACTTTTGTTACCAGGAAGATTACTCGTGCTGTGGCTCGTATCAAATTAGGTTTGCAGCAAAAACTGTATCTTGGAAACCTCGATGCCAAACGTGACTGGGGATTTGCCAAGGATTACGTAGAGGCTATGTGGCTCATCCTTCAACAAGATGTGCCGGATGACTATGTGATTGGAACCGGAGAGACGCATTCTGTTAGAGAGTTTGTTGAATTGGCGTTTAAAGAAGTTGGCACCGAAATTGAGTGGCAAGGAATCGGTGCGGAAGAAAAAGGGATTGATAAAAATTCTCGTCGAGTTCTGGTTGAAGTGGATCCTCGCTATTTCCGGCCTACGGAAGTAGATCTTTTATGGTCAAACCCTACTAAGGCCAAAACTAAACTCGGGTGGAACCCTAAAACAACTTTAGGAGAACTTTGTGCCATGATGGTGCAAGAAGATCTTGCAGCAGCAGAAAAGGACATGCTTTGCGTGGCCAACGGCTATACTGTTCCTGCTTTTAACGAGTAG
- a CDS encoding glycosyltransferase, whose product MKISLFSTNDAGGAGKAALRLNRSLNIAGENSTLFVKWKNAESANVMQLNSAEIVNRVFDKTVIKHFFNNVYEGNTICSAMYPSVGFNYLTLLRDTNIVNLHWISTFVSVEAIAKIHQMGKPIVWTLHDQNPMTGGCHYTHGCEKYKIDCSDCPQLKENQYNITKSMLETKIKYLPKDIIIVTPSRWMADCARESTVFRSNRIEVIPNSIETELYKPMSKTYAKMQLDIPVTAKVILFGAYDLKEKRKGLEQLIQAIQYLMQDTEGRKLIEDKQLYILTFGQPSTLLTQLGIPYKTLSYIHEDERLALAYSAADVLALPSLEDNLPNLILESMACGTPVVAFKTGGMPDIIKDGDNGFLVPLNDAKGFATQIMAVFSGPPMNDNCRRLIVDHYRLDIQASRYQQLFAEIAELTTKAPKQKHIPYIFAESASVMMPLLCETAVELQAEHDALKQECDALRQKQDMLITCKNNLEAELQGVYRSKSWKITKPLREVISAMRRFKQ is encoded by the coding sequence GTGAAAATCTCTCTTTTTTCTACAAATGATGCCGGGGGTGCAGGTAAGGCTGCACTCCGGTTAAACCGAAGCTTAAATATAGCAGGCGAAAACAGTACACTGTTTGTAAAATGGAAAAATGCTGAATCCGCTAATGTAATGCAGTTAAATTCTGCGGAAATTGTTAACCGAGTGTTTGATAAAACAGTTATAAAGCATTTCTTTAATAATGTCTATGAAGGAAATACAATTTGTTCCGCTATGTACCCTAGTGTTGGTTTTAATTATCTCACACTATTACGTGATACGAATATCGTTAATTTACATTGGATATCGACGTTTGTGTCGGTTGAGGCGATAGCTAAAATTCATCAAATGGGAAAACCCATTGTTTGGACTTTGCACGATCAAAACCCTATGACGGGAGGCTGTCATTATACTCATGGTTGCGAAAAATATAAAATCGATTGTTCAGATTGTCCGCAATTAAAAGAAAATCAATATAATATCACAAAGTCAATGCTGGAAACGAAAATTAAATATTTGCCCAAAGATATCATTATAGTAACTCCTAGTCGATGGATGGCTGACTGTGCCAGAGAAAGCACTGTTTTCCGGAGTAATAGGATTGAAGTTATCCCGAATTCGATTGAGACTGAATTATATAAACCGATGTCAAAAACTTACGCCAAAATGCAACTGGATATTCCAGTTACGGCGAAAGTGATATTATTTGGGGCATATGACCTAAAAGAAAAAAGAAAAGGTTTGGAACAGTTAATTCAGGCAATTCAATACTTGATGCAGGACACAGAAGGCAGAAAGCTAATAGAGGATAAACAATTATATATCCTTACATTCGGACAGCCGTCAACCTTATTAACCCAACTAGGCATTCCATATAAAACTTTGTCTTATATTCATGAAGATGAAAGATTAGCATTAGCATATTCTGCGGCGGATGTACTCGCATTGCCTTCGCTAGAAGATAATCTGCCTAATTTAATCCTGGAAAGTATGGCCTGCGGCACTCCGGTGGTTGCATTTAAGACTGGAGGGATGCCGGACATTATCAAAGATGGCGATAATGGTTTTTTAGTTCCGTTAAATGATGCTAAAGGCTTTGCAACACAAATCATGGCCGTATTTTCGGGACCGCCGATGAACGATAATTGCCGTCGCTTGATTGTAGATCACTACCGTTTGGATATCCAGGCCTCTCGATATCAGCAACTTTTTGCTGAAATAGCCGAATTAACTACTAAAGCGCCTAAGCAAAAACATATCCCGTATATATTCGCAGAATCGGCCTCTGTCATGATGCCGCTGCTATGTGAGACAGCGGTTGAACTTCAGGCGGAACACGATGCATTAAAACAGGAGTGTGATGCATTGAGACAAAAACAGGATATGCTGATTACCTGTAAAAATAACCTTGAAGCAGAACTTCAAGGAGTCTATAGGTCAAAATCGTGGAAAATAACGAAACCTTTACGGGAAGTTATTAGTGCAATGAGAAGATTCAAACAGTGA
- a CDS encoding sugar transferase: MNGESFLCYKFRTMVVDAGKKLEEFLEQNPDAAAEWRKDFKLKDDPRITRMGRWLRKTSLDELPQLINVLKGEMSLVGPRPIVEKEIEKYGETIHDYYLVRPGITGYWQVNGRNDVDYDTRVQMDSWYVRNWSLWLDLVILTKTVKVVTGRKRAY, encoded by the coding sequence GTGAATGGGGAGAGCTTTCTCTGCTATAAGTTTCGTACTATGGTAGTAGATGCCGGGAAAAAACTGGAAGAATTCCTGGAGCAAAATCCGGATGCTGCGGCAGAATGGCGGAAGGACTTTAAACTAAAAGACGATCCCCGGATTACTCGTATGGGCAGGTGGCTCAGAAAAACTAGCTTGGATGAACTGCCACAACTCATTAACGTCTTAAAAGGAGAAATGAGTTTAGTTGGACCCCGACCCATCGTGGAGAAAGAAATTGAGAAATATGGGGAAACCATTCATGATTATTATTTAGTTCGCCCTGGCATTACGGGGTACTGGCAAGTGAATGGTCGCAACGATGTGGATTATGATACCAGGGTGCAGATGGATTCGTGGTATGTTAGGAATTGGTCGTTATGGCTGGATTTGGTGATACTGACGAAGACAGTGAAGGTTGTAACGGGAAGAAAAAGAGCTTATTGA
- a CDS encoding glycosyltransferase family 2 protein — protein sequence MQKGALGDPIKVSIITICLNAKETIEHTIKNVIAQTYPHIEYIVIDGGSTDGTVKIISKYSQKIFWWCSEKDQGIADAFNKGIAKASGDLVGIVNADDWYAEGTVATVVEAFKANPDAGFVFGDLVFCDRNRIPSVIHHGNPDYHDAIRYTMPPTPHPTVFVRKEVYIQHGGFDTNYKIAMDYELLRRFSVQGVRGVYIPKPLTYMGLGGYSDRNYHIGYWEVMTISIKYGYPGAWAFLRFVYKTGKSFFRVILQTLGMNQVVAVYRRHRKGVTVLTQ from the coding sequence ATGCAAAAGGGTGCTTTAGGAGATCCAATTAAGGTTAGTATCATTACTATATGTCTTAATGCTAAAGAGACTATTGAGCATACGATAAAAAATGTTATTGCCCAGACGTATCCGCACATAGAATACATTGTCATTGATGGCGGATCTACTGATGGAACTGTGAAAATCATATCGAAGTATTCGCAAAAGATATTTTGGTGGTGCAGTGAAAAAGATCAAGGAATTGCTGATGCATTTAACAAGGGCATTGCTAAGGCCTCCGGCGACTTGGTAGGCATAGTAAACGCAGACGATTGGTATGCGGAAGGTACGGTGGCAACTGTAGTTGAAGCTTTCAAGGCTAATCCGGATGCCGGCTTCGTTTTTGGGGATCTCGTATTTTGTGACCGGAATAGAATTCCTAGTGTCATACATCATGGTAACCCAGACTATCATGATGCTATCCGATATACTATGCCGCCGACTCCTCATCCGACCGTTTTTGTTCGTAAAGAAGTTTACATCCAGCATGGCGGGTTTGATACTAACTACAAAATTGCTATGGATTATGAGTTGTTGCGGCGTTTTTCTGTTCAGGGCGTAAGGGGAGTATATATTCCCAAGCCTTTGACTTATATGGGGTTGGGAGGCTATTCGGATAGAAATTACCATATAGGATATTGGGAAGTAATGACTATATCGATAAAATATGGATATCCTGGTGCCTGGGCATTTTTGCGATTTGTCTATAAAACAGGAAAATCATTTTTTCGGGTCATTCTTCAAACGTTAGGCATGAATCAAGTCGTGGCTGTTTACCGCAGACATAGGAAAGGGGTAACTGTTCTAACACAGTAA
- the fcl gene encoding GDP-L-fucose synthase, whose protein sequence is MEKQAKIYVAGHKGLVGSAIVRRLEQEGYKNFLFRSSKEVDLTNQVETQKLFETEKPDYVFVAAAKVGGILANNSYPAQFIYENLIMESNIIHAAYQNEVKKLLFLGSSCIYPKMALQPLNEEYLLTGPLEPTNEWYAIAKIAGIKLCQAYRRQYGCNFISVMPTNLYGPNDNFDMETSHVLPALIRKFHEAKHKGDTSVSVWGSGTPRREFLFVDDLADACCFVMDQYEGEQIVNIGTGTDITIADLAAIIAEITGFVGKIVYDASKPDGTPVKRLDVTKLSNLGWKATTSLRDGLAETYQWYVSQTK, encoded by the coding sequence GTGGAAAAACAAGCGAAAATTTACGTCGCCGGACACAAGGGTTTAGTCGGTTCGGCAATTGTTCGGAGGTTGGAACAAGAAGGCTATAAGAATTTTTTGTTTCGTTCAAGCAAAGAAGTGGATTTGACTAATCAGGTAGAGACGCAGAAATTGTTTGAAACTGAAAAACCGGATTATGTCTTTGTCGCGGCCGCCAAGGTAGGAGGCATCTTGGCTAACAATTCTTATCCGGCTCAGTTTATTTACGAAAATCTTATAATGGAATCCAATATTATTCATGCTGCCTATCAAAATGAGGTAAAGAAACTCTTGTTTTTGGGCAGTTCTTGCATCTACCCGAAAATGGCGCTTCAGCCGTTGAACGAAGAATACCTCTTAACCGGGCCTTTAGAACCTACCAATGAGTGGTATGCCATCGCCAAAATCGCCGGCATTAAATTATGCCAAGCCTACCGGCGTCAGTATGGCTGCAACTTTATTAGTGTCATGCCTACCAATCTTTATGGTCCTAATGACAATTTTGACATGGAAACTTCTCATGTACTGCCTGCGCTGATTCGCAAGTTCCATGAAGCGAAGCATAAGGGAGACACATCAGTTTCCGTTTGGGGCAGTGGTACGCCCAGACGTGAATTTCTCTTTGTGGATGACTTGGCAGATGCTTGCTGCTTTGTGATGGACCAATATGAAGGGGAACAAATTGTTAACATCGGTACGGGCACGGATATTACCATTGCTGATTTGGCGGCAATTATAGCCGAAATCACAGGGTTTGTCGGAAAAATCGTTTATGATGCGTCAAAACCGGATGGAACCCCTGTCAAACGTCTTGATGTTACAAAACTGTCCAATTTAGGCTGGAAGGCTACTACTTCTTTACGGGATGGACTAGCAGAAACTTATCAATGGTATGTATCGCAAACGAAGTAG